Proteins from a genomic interval of Neodiprion lecontei isolate iyNeoLeco1 chromosome 2, iyNeoLeco1.1, whole genome shotgun sequence:
- the LOC107218111 gene encoding trinucleotide repeat-containing gene 6C protein isoform X3 translates to MFPHNSSSHEISTETNAFVQNSKGDVVLLMASCPSGVEEGRRPDSVRSCDIKSANNSTMARPTSHPVATTTTNDFLTVLPRQSGELGSAAEGKACQSVASAITKNPTNHLLIYDNNKINNHNNAEHNHHKYRKQNKPGSPGQLGSSADNSKSISKLLSDNKDSFSDLSIRVLQLSLKLKVTRGEVRQSAGEPSLVRIPKSDCPPWLSHESSVVENYSLLGSRLDKGENNNLKANLRFISNNNYSKSVILLSSTRDGDYYLLSESGGVREDTALENFRLKNNSSSRWESVKLLAVKYSPVTKHDGACRKWTQNDLQNVKLVILYSDGRLFYEDHRLQDSQNDLDVLDIWFNRPNFVTKLLKLHFDNTATLELLSLAQAQNFATCSSNSLIVSTNESTSLLRSLTDENLTKVQPSRHATVNELMQRICVPLMIECKVYVNGSNNNNIVIGEEMNINNNNPDVIEDIVNVAVCYKTSCTMTTNYRLGFQNDGISYTQATMFTVGALSFQDNNKSNKPLHASFKDDNYQVSAKIDDKFNFNLKSVSKSTLSVRFSDKSETSHATRLNKSDEKMHVLSAVNIPTLTTCEPTMTLKCQPATVASQTNTVPASQVEKHSKVDDKTVLLKSSYLKYDQESTTSNRNSSNHDQNANDFVSLNEESYENDIGLSNTLKNDEHDNDNEDYDDDYDDDNDNDITPKNILQSEKYYQMTSFHDGCAARNDDDCNDNGKLLNTNRLTSNVQKTIELFAIVRDLLSRYQKVYKSDLAQSEIICKQLQKALQSLFNRPYSCNKMYQSSLEYKKRWGIPIISGLAGGGESSLNTGTATSWGSAPPAAPNNNNNNAAQSGWGGTPGNPPVGTGPPNNWGGNNVNRPVTANPNQNQNQGPSGQNIPGEGNVNKVTNPNQSQNPQSGPTTSQSTNATSGNQNNGQWPQGKSSNPGGSGQSQSSQNNNNPSQQSTQPGSSANNNPTNSATSSTVNNATTAVANNPSSKQQLEQLNTMREALFSQDGWGSQHVNQDTSWEVPTSPEPSMTKDGVPMWKPPVNNGTELWEANLRNGGQPPPQQQAKTPWGHTPSTNIGGTWGEDDDAADSSNMWSGAPTPNPPSTAQWPGAAANQSSGMSGGGTSWGDPRMDPRDPRDLRTVDPREMRDPRDHRISLDPRDHMRVMDPMSRDPRMPDMRGDPRGISGRLNGASADAMWGQPPGPQHHQMSHQHPTGPPAKMVNPSGINQWVAPPPKEMMPGKPSGWEEPSPPTQRRNVPNYDDGTSLWGNPAPNPRPMPGGKVSHWKELPTPNMGRGGMPCPPGMPQNRMPGQPGMKPDVSGPMWGHPTGPGGSGGGGGAGGGGSGTGGGGGAGRNGSWGDGPHDTASWEDQKTPSAWNEPPINPPASWGGPTSHKPKPMGPTGGWGDTEMDPTTSWAHPPKQMLTKEVIWNSREFRYLCDLGYKVRISATPKEDVETALRNREMNRDEAHELLIQVRPQDHWRRQDSHTGYDPASQSAAAAGYPPRFNHVAQQISFPPGAGMPSVGASGGMSGSVASASLLKLQQQQQQQAAVQLQQQQPSVTAAPQPPFNQTSRTPQNQPSTQQLRMLVQQIQLAVQEGYLNHQILNQPLAPQTLILLNQLLQQIKVLQQLHQQHSVQLTLKGNSQTGLQISVQITKTKQQIANLQNQIAVQQATYMKQQQQQQHPATPSQASDYYKTSVHDPMSALQNTFSDLTMNKEPQVSQQQSRLNQWKLPSLDKEGDLGTNEFSRAPGTTSKPPTTPGGLTQSHSSPNMNPLLGQGDGTWSSRLGDSGWPDAGTSDSTDGKDWQPGGAAFTDLVPEFEPGKPWKMKSIEDDPSITPGSVVRSPLSLAAIKDPDAIFSSTTKTSPPPSANADTSIPSLSNSTWSFNPPATTPSVFASSKNTWGESAPPPTAVTSELWGAPMSKARGPPPGLGSKGGASASNGWVGLAGVNRSSSSWGLQSGAVGNAAWVSTWLLLKNLTPQIDGSTLKTLCMQHGPVQDFRLYLNHGIALAKYSSRDEAIKAQGALNNCVLGNTTIFAESPADSEVHTLLQHLGHGGQQQTAGTAGSGWGLRTTSKAGPPPDTWGGSSSQLWGAPPGGNSLWSNAGIDSGDQQRATPSSLNSYLPGDLLGDAYPSSKTSQISQLSKDRSCYFEEHLIYELLESLKMPV, encoded by the exons ATGTTTCCACACAATTCTAGTTCACATGAGATTTCTACTGAAACAAATGCCTTCGTACAAAATTCCAAG GGGGATGTAGTATTATTAATGGCAAGTTGTCCGAGTGGGGTGGAGGAGGGGAGAAGACCAGATAGCGTTAGGTCCTGTGATATCAAATCCGCAAACAACAGTACTATGGCACGACCTACCAGCCACCCCGtcgccaccaccaccaccaatGACTTCTTAACCGTCCTGCCACGCCAATCTG GTGAGCTTGGCTCAGCGGCTGAAGGCAAGGCCTGCCAGTCAGTGGCGTCAGCAATCACAAAAAATCCAACAAATCACCTTCTAATctacgataataataaaataaataaccacAACAATGCAGAACATAATCATCACAAATACAGAAAGCAAAACAAACCGGGTTCGCCTGGGCAGCTGGGAAGCTCCGCCGATAACTCTAAGTCTATTTCTAAGCTCTTAAGTGATAATAAGGATAGCTTTAGTGATCTAAGCATTAGGGTACTACAACTAAGTCTAAAGTTAAAGGTGACAAGGGGCGAAGTACGTCAATCTGCGGGGGAGCCTAGCCTAGTTAGGATACCCAAGTCTGATTGCCCCCCGTGGCTGTCGCACGAATCGTCCGTTGTCGAGAATTACTCCTTACTAGGGTCCCGCCTTGATAAGGGCGAAAACAATAACCTTAAGGCTAATCTTAGGTTcataagtaataataattactccAAATCTGTGATATTGCTCAGCTCAACCCGCGACGGAGATTACTATCTGCTCTCCGAAAGCGGCGGTGTCAGAGAAGACACAGctctcgaaaattttcgattgaaaaataattcttcaagCCGATGGGAAAGTGTGAAATTACTAGCTGTTAAGTACTCTCCTGTTACCAAGCATGATGGAGCGTGCAGAAAATGGACCCAAAATGATCTTCAAAATGTTAAACTTGTGATCTTATACTCAGATGGCCGTCTGTTTTACGAAGATCATCGTCTCCAGGATTCTCAAAATGATCTTGACGTTCTAGATATTTGGTTCAATCGACCAAACTTTGTCACAAAACTTTTAAAACTGCATTTTGACAATACCGCTACATTAGAGTTGTTGTCCCTCGCACAAGCTCAGAATTTCGCCACCTGTTCTTCCAATTCGCTTATCGTTTCGACAAACGAATCCACCTCTCTGCTGCGATCTTTGACCGATGAAAATCTTACGAAAGTTCAACCTTCTCGACACGCTACTGTGAACGAGCTGATGCAACGCATATGTGTTCCATTAATGATAGAATGTAAGGTTTATGTTAAcggtagtaataataacaatattgttATTGGAGaagaaatgaatattaataacaataatccaGATGTTATCGAAGACATTGTTAACGTCGCTGTGTGCTACAAGACTAGTTGTACTATGACTACTAATTATAGGCTAGGGTTTCAAAATGATGGTATTAGCTATACCCAAGCAACAATGTTTACTGTTGGTGCTCTTTCATTTCAGGATAACAATAAGTCTAACAAGCCTCTACACGCTAGCTTTAAGGATGATAATTATCAAGTGTCTGCTAAGATCGACGATAAGTTTAACTTTAACCTTAAGTCTGTATCTAAGTCTACGCTAAGTGTTAGGTTTAGTGATAAGTCTGAAACGTCTCATGCTACTCGACTAAACAAATCTGACGAAAAAATGCACGTTCTGTCGGCTGTTAACATTCCTACACTGACTACCTGCGAGCCTACGATGACGCTTAAATGCCAACCAGCCACCGTCGCATCCCAAACTAACACTGTACCTGCCTCTCAAGTGGAGAAACACTCAAAAGTTGATGATAAAACTGTACTGTTGAAATCAAGTTACCTTAAATATGACCAGGAATCAACTACAAGTAATAGAAATTCATCAAACCATGACCAAAATGCTAATGACTTCGTCTCCCTTAACGAGGAATCTTACGAAAACGACATTGGTTTGTCAAACACATTGAAGAACGATGAACatgataacgataatgaaGATTATGATGATGACTATGATGATGACAACGACAACGATATCACACCCAAGAATATCTTacaatctgaaaaatattaccaGATGACATCATTCCACGATGGCTGTGCTGCCCGTAACGATGACGATTGCAACGATAATGGCAAACTGTTAAACACCAACAGGCTGACCTCAAATGTCCAAAAAACGATAGAGTTGTTTGCAATAGTGCGTGACCTGCTCTCTAGGTATCAAAAAGTTTACAAAAGCGACTTAGCGCAAAGTGAAATTATCTGTAAACAACTACAAAAAGCGCTGCAAAGTTTATTCAATCGTCCATATTCTTGCAACAAAATGTATCAATCTTCACTGGAATACAAAAAAAGATGGGGCATACCGATAATCTCTGGTCTGGCCGGGGGTGGAGAAAGTTCACTAAACACCGGAACTGCCACCAGCTGGGGATCAGCACCACCTGCGGCGcctaacaacaacaacaacaacgccGCCCAATCCGGTTGGGGTGGAACACCAGGAAATCCACCCGTAGGCACTGGACCACCAAACAACTGGGGTGGTAATAACGTGAATCGACCAGTCACCGCAAATCCCAATCAGAATCAGAATCAAGGACCCAGTGGCCAGAACATCCCAGGTGAGG GTAATGTGAACAAAGTAACTAATCCGAACCAATCTCAAAATCCGCAATCTGGACCAACAACATCTCAGTCAACTAACGCAACGTCAGGGAATCAGAATAACGGACAGTGGCCTCAGGGAAAATCCAGCAATCCTGGTGGATCTGGCCAGAGTCAATCTTCTCAGAATAACAACAACCCGTCTCAACAATCCACGCAGCCAGGAAGTAGCGCTAATAACAATCCGACTAATAGTGCAACATCTTCGACTGTAAACAACGCGACAACAGCTGTTGCCAACAATCCTTCATCAAAGCAACAACTAGAACAATTGAACACCATGCGAGAAGCCTTATTCAGTCAAGACGGCTGGGGTTCT CAACACGTGAACCAAGATACGAGCTGGGAAGTTCCAACATCCCCGGAACCAAGTATGACCAAAGATGGCGTTCCCATGTGGAAACCACCTGTAAACAATGGTACAGAGTTGTGGGAAGCTAACTTACGAAACGGAGGTCAACCTCCTCCGCAACAGCAAGCCAAAACACCATGGGGACACACTCCTTCGACAAATATTGGCGGTACTTGGGGCGAGGATGACGATGCTGCTGATTCTTCAAACATGTGGTCTGGAGCGCCGACTCCTAATCCGCCCAGTACAGCTCAGTGGCCTGGAGCTGCTGCCAACCAGTCCAGCGGGATGTCCGGCGGTG GGACCAGTTGGGGCGATCCAAGAATGGATCCCAGGGATCCTCGAGACTTGAGAACTGTAGATCCGAGAGAAATGCGTGATCCGCGAGATCATAGAATATCCTTGGACCCAAGAGATCATATGAGAGTAATGGACCCCATGAGCCGTGACCCACGAATGCCCGATATGCGTGGTGATCCGCGCGGTATTTCTGGCCGTCTGAACGGCGCAAGTGCCGATGCTATGTGGGGACAACCACCAGGACCACAGCATCACCAAATGAGTCATCAACACCCGACGGGACCTCCTGCAAAGATGGTAAATCCATCCGGTATAAACCAGTGGGTAGCGCCACCGCCCAAAGAAATGATGCCAGGAAAGCCGTCTGGATGGGAAGAGCCTTCGCCGCCTACTCAGCGTAggaatgttccaaattatgACGACGGTACTAGCCTCTGGGGTAATCCAGCTCCAAACCCACGTCCGATGCCAGGTGGCAAAGTTTCCCACTGGAAGGAGCTACCGACACCCAATATGGGCCGTGGAG GAATGCCCTGCCCACCTGGTATGCCGCAAAACCGAATGCCTGGACAGCCAGGCATGAAGCCAGATGTCAGTGGCCCGATGTGGGGTCATCCAACCGGCCCTGGTGGAAGTGGCGGTGGAGGAGGTGCCGGAGGTGGTGGCAGCGGTACAGGCGGCGGTGGAGGTGCTGGTCGCAACGGATCCTGGGGAGATGGACCTCACGACACTGCTAGTTGGGAAGATCAAAAAACACCTTCTGCTTGGAACGAGCCCCCGATAAATCCTCCTGCTTCATGGGGAGGCCCGACAAGTCATAAACCAAAACCTATGGGACCGACCGGAGGATGGGGTGACACAGAAATGGACCCGACTACCAGCTGGGCTCATCCACCGAAACAAATGCTCACCAAAGAAGTTATTTGGAATAGCAGAGAGTTCAGATATCTCTGTGATCTTGGGTACAAGGTACGAATATCTGCTACGCCG AAGGAAGACGTGGAAACTGCTTTAAGAAACCGCGAAATGAACAGAGACGAAGCACATGAACTTCTCATTCAAGTACGTCCTCAGGATCATTGGCGTCGTCAGGACAGTCACACTGGATATGATCCTGCTAGTCAATCAGCTGCAGCTGCCGGATATCCGCCAAGGTTTAATCACGTTGCCCAACAGATATCTTTCCCGCCG GGGGCCGGAATGCCTAGCGTGGGGGCCTCTGGTGGCATGAGTGGTTCGGTCGCCAGCGCCAGTCTCCTCAAGCtccaacaacaacagcaacaacaagcagctgTACAGTTGCAACAACAACAGCCCAGTGTCACGGCAGCGCCGCAGCCACCTTTTAATCAG ACGTCAAGAACGCCACAAAATCAGCCCTCTACCCAACAACTCCGAATGCTCGTACAACAAATTCAATTGGCTGTTCAGGAAGGCTATTTGAATCATCAGATATTGAACCAGCCGTTGGCTCCTCAGACCTTGATCCTACTTAACCAGCTGTTGCAGCAAATCAAAGTGCTTCAACAATTGCATCAGCAACATTCAGTGCAGTTAACGCTGAAAGGAAACAGTCAAACGGGACTGCAGATTAGCGTACAAATAACTAAGACTAAACAACAGATCGCCAATCTGCAAAATCAAATTGCAGTTCAACAAGCAACGTACATgaaacaacaacagcagcaacaacatcCAGCAACGCCATCTCAAGCATCTGATTATTATAAAACATCTGTACATGATCCTATGTCTGCGTTGCAAAATACCTTCAGTGACTTGACCATGAACAAGGAGCCTCAAGTA AGCCAACAACAGTCTCGTTTGAATCAGTGGAAGCTACCATCCCTGGACAAAGAAGGCGATCTTGGTACTAATGAATTTTCACGAGCTCCCGGTACTACAAGCAAACCGCCGACTACACCAGGTGGTCTCACTCAATCACACAGCAGTCCTAACATGAATCCTTTACTAGGACAAGGAGACGGGACCTGGTCTTCCAGACTTGGTGACAGCGGATGGCCAGACGCTGGTACCAGTGATTCTACAGATGGGAAAGACTGGCAACCCGGTGGTGCTGCTTTCACCGATCTGGTACCAGAGTTTGAACCTGGCAAGCCATGGAAG ATGAAGAGCATTGAGGATGATCCAAGTATTACTCCCGGATCAGTGGTACGCTCGCCTTTGTCGCTTGCTGCCATCAAAGATCCCGACGCAATATTTTCATCGACCACCAAAACCTCGCCGCCACCTTCAGCTAACGCCGACACGTCGATCCCCAGTCTGAGTAACTCGACTTGGAGTTTCAACCCGCCAGCAACGACACCCAGCGTTTTTGCCAG TTCTAAGAATACCTGGGGTGAATCTGCTCCACCGCCTACCGCTGTTACTTCTGAGTTGTGGGGCGCTCCGATGAGCAAAGCTCGAGGACCTCCTCCTGGCTTAGGAAGCAAGGGCGGTGCAAGTGCCAGTAATGGTTGGGTTGGTTTGGCCGGAGTTAATCGATCGTCCAGTTCATGGGGTCTTCAATCCGGTGCCGTTGGTAACGCTGCCTGGGTCTCAACTTGGCTTTTGCTGAAAAACCTGACGCCACAAATCGATGGATCTACGCTGAAGACATTGTGCATGCAGCATGGGCCTGTACAAGACTTCAGACTGTATTTGAACCACGGAATTGCTTTGGCTAAATATTCGTCGAGAGATGAAGCTATCAAG GCACAAGGAGCACTGAACAACTGCGTTCTTGGCAACACGACAATATTTGCCGAATCTCCTGCTGACAGTGAGGTTCACACACTGTTGCAACATCTCGGCCACGGCGGTCAGCAACAAACCGCTGGAACGGCGGGTTCTGGATGGGGTCTCAGAACTACCAGCAAAGCCGGTCCTCCCCCAGACACGTGGGGCGGTAGCTCAAGTCAGCTTTGGGGAGCCCCACCCGGTGGTAATTCATTGTGGAGTAACGCAGGCATCGATAGCGGCGATCAACAAAGAGCTACGCCAAGCTCGTTGAATTCTTACCTGCCCGGAGATCTTTTGGGAG